The sequence below is a genomic window from Andrena cerasifolii isolate SP2316 chromosome 6, iyAndCera1_principal, whole genome shotgun sequence.
tgttatattTGGATCCTGTAAAGACACGCCGTTGGGTCCTACTGCCATTCTTTCTTTACTCACGTATCAAACAGTCTCCCACCTTGACGCGCCTGTGCAACACGCGATACTACTGTGTTTCTTGTCCGGTGTGATAGAGCTGGTAATGGGCATATTCGGTCTAGGTAAGGATCAAATTTCTAAACATCTCCACGGAACGCTTTGGAATAGTGGTTCTAACAATTGCACGTCTGCTTCAGGATTTCTAATCGACTTCGTGTCCGGACCTGTTAGCTCAGGCTTCACCTCAGCGGTAGCGTTGATAATCGTTACCTCGCAAATAAAAGACGTCCTCGGCATCCCCGCCAAGGGAGCCCAATTCATTGAAATGTGGAAAAGCCTTGTCGGGCAGGTGCATAATACTTCAGCTTGGGACGCTGCGCTCGGCGCCACTTGTATAGCGTTTCTTTTACTTCTCAGggtaaatatttcatattaaggGGTAATggcactgtagagcccggaaaggcagcctgattttgagagtTTTTTTCACGCGAGTATAGCGAATGGAATacgaaatctgtttgaaggcctttattgtacatagcttgaagtatgatcacaagtACTACAGTGCCATTACCCTCTTAACTCTGCTGTGGTATCATGGGCAATTGAATGGCACCCCCCTGTGTCTTGTTATAGCTTCTAGCATCGTACAATATTGGCCCTAAAGACGAAGAGCTGCAAACCACCAAGTATCGTGCTATTAATAAACTCATTTGGTTGATCGGTACATCTCGGAACGCATTTCTAGTGATACTCTGCGGCTTTTTGGGATACAGCCTTAGCGAGGAAGCTCCCTTCAAACTGGTTGGTAAGAAACCATGAAGTAATATTACCGCTGAAAGTCCAAGTTGGGGAAGAAGACGCTGGCGTTATGACGCTATAAGTCGAGCACGTTGGTGATGAATTTTTCTCGTAGGACATATTCCGGGAGGTATGCCGACTGTACAAATACCACCATTTGGCTATACCAAAAGCAATAATGAAACAGTGACGTTTATTGAAATGATTTCAAATTTGGGAAGCGGTGTCCTTGTTTTGCCACTTATTTCGTTAATGGAGGACATTGCTATTTGCAAAGCCTTTGGTAAGTTTACAGTTCATCTTGCGCAGAATAACAGCCGGCCTACTTGACCAGTTATGCGGGCTTTAATCGTGGCATTCTTTATTTCAGCAATCGGCAAGTCAGTTAATGCAACGCAAGAACTACTGGCGATTGGAATGGCAAACATTGGCAATTCTTTCGTCCAGGCATTTCCTAGTACAGGATCTCTCAGTAGAAGTGCAGTGAACAATGCTTCCGGAGTAAGAACGCCGATGGGCGGTATTTATACGGGTAAATTTTCACGGCACTTTCGTTTCAACGAGCCTCCTAATGTATAAACTTAGCAGCTTGATATATCCGTAATTTATTCCAGGTGTTCTGGTGATACTAGCACTTCTGTTTTTAACACCTTACTTTAGCTATATACCGAGGGCAACGTTAGCAGCAATTATTATAGCTGCGGTGATATTCATGGTGGAAGTTAAAGTCGTAAAACCAATGTGGAGAACAAAAAGTACGATTTTAAGATCATGATGATTTTGAGCGTATTAATATTTGTGCATTGCTATCATTCTCTCTTCTCGTAGAATCGGATTTGATTCCTGGATTAGGAACCTT
It includes:
- the Esp gene encoding epidermal stripes and patches — translated: MTKPNGKGDGNGDNRNGAYVNHALSGSGDSFNLDHSNNSQILRDSYDSHQAIQGSSDFILVEEPGDDVIEQKESLLDSVVQYTRRRFRSACTKKTMYKRLPILSWLPRYSGQDALGDLVAGVTVGLTVIPQSLAYANVAGVPPQYGLYGSFLGCFIYVIFGSCKDTPLGPTAILSLLTYQTVSHLDAPVQHAILLCFLSGVIELVMGIFGLGFLIDFVSGPVSSGFTSAVALIIVTSQIKDVLGIPAKGAQFIEMWKSLVGQVHNTSAWDAALGATCIAFLLLLRLLASYNIGPKDEELQTTKYRAINKLIWLIGTSRNAFLVILCGFLGYSLSEEAPFKLVGHIPGGMPTVQIPPFGYTKSNNETVTFIEMISNLGSGVLVLPLISLMEDIAICKAFAIGKSVNATQELLAIGMANIGNSFVQAFPSTGSLSRSAVNNASGVRTPMGGIYTGVLVILALLFLTPYFSYIPRATLAAIIIAAVIFMVEVKVVKPMWRTKKSDLIPGLGTFIACLVLQLEIGILCGIGINILFILYHAARPKISVEKLVSRHGIPYLMLTPDRCLIFPSVDYVRNLVTKYSQRAGSVATPVVLDCSHIYGADFTAATVIVSLIRDFASKGQPLFFYNLKPSVYAVFEGVASTDIVVYYNQEALDGLLKERGYLKQIK